Below is a genomic region from Dehalococcoidales bacterium.
CAATGTCGCCATCGCCGAGGTCGATAACGGGGATATGTGGCAACTGGCTACCATTGGGATATGCTGTGTTAGTAATGACCGCCGTCATGCCAACGAAGTCATGTCCAGAGTGGTTGACTTCATCATCAACTCCCGCCCCGACGCCGAGATACTCGATTACGAGATAGAGATAATTCCTGTGTCCTGAGTCCAGGGATACGGGACAGGCAATACAGAGACACGATGGATACTTCGGCTTTTCTCCAGAATATTACCGCTCAGCCGGGCTATGACGACCAGATTGCCCATATAGAGCATATTCCGCCTCGGCGAGCGACCCATGGTAAGCTGGAAGAGCCCCTGACTGACAGACTTCGGGACTCCCTGGTGCAACACAGCCTGTGGCCCCTGTACCGCCATCAGGCCGAGGCCGTGAACCATGCCCGTCACGGCGAAAACGTGATGGTGGCCACAGCCAGTGCCAGCGGCAAGACCCTGTGCTACAACATCCCGGTCCTCCAGGCCATGCTTACCGAACCGGATACCCGCTTTCTCTATCTTTTTCCCACCAAGGCCCTGGCGCAGGACCAGTTACGGGCCCTGCGAGAACTGTGCTGCCCAGAGCTATTGACGGGAGACGAGATTGCCACCTTCGACGGCGACACCCCACGGGCGGAGCGGGCGGATATCAGGAAAGACGCCAGGATAGTGCTATCCAACCCGGATATGCTCCACCTGGGCATACTGCCAAACCACCGGCAGTGGTCCCGCATGTTGCGCCACCTGCGGTATGTGGTCGTCGATGAAGCCCACGTTTATCGCGGCGTCTTCGGTTCCCACCTGGCCGGTGTTCTGCGTCGCCTGCGCCGATTGTGCCACGTCTATGGTTCCGACCCACAGTTCATCTGCTCTTCGGCCACCATAGCCAATCCCGGTGAGCACGCCGAGCGGCTGGTGGGACTGCCCTTTGTCGTGGTGTCCAAAGACGGCTCTCCTCACGGAGGAAAGGACTTTGTCTTCTGGAACCCACCGCTTATCGATGTCGCCAGGAGCACCCGGCGCAGTGCCAACACCGAGGCAACCAACCTGTTCACGGGACTTCTCAGTGAAGGCATCCGCACCCTGACCTTCTCCCGCACCCGCCGCCTCACCGAACTCATCTATACATACTCACGAAACAGACTGGCCACGGTGGACCCCGCGCTGGCCGAGCGAATCAAGCCCTACCGCGCCGGTTACCTGCCGAAGGACAGACGGAAGATAGAGCAACAGTTGTTCAGCGGTCAGCTTCTCGGAGTTGTCGCCACCACCGCCCTTGAGCTCGGTATCGACATCGGTGACCTGGAGGCAACCGTGCTCACCGGCTATCCGGGAAGCATTGCCAGCACCTGGCAGCAGGCAGGCAGAAGCGGTCGGGGCAAGGAACGGTCTCTGAGCTTCCTCATCGGACTGGACGACCCCCTTGACCAGTACCTCATGCGCCATCCCGAGTTCTTCTTCAAGCGGAGCTTCGAGAATGCCCTGGTAAACCCGGACAACCCTTACATCGCCCGGGCACACCTGCTATGTGCCGCCTGGGAAATGCCCTTGAGTAAGGACGATGAAGTGTACTTCGGGGAGGCCCTGGAACGGGAGAGGTCTGAGCTCGAAGACCGGGGGGTGCTCAGGGAACGCCGCGGTCGGTGGTACCTTTCGCCGACAATCGCTCACCCGGCGCAGAGCATTAACATCCGCTCCACGTCCCGGGAGAACTACAGCATCATCGATTCCGGGACCGATTCCCTGATGGAAACCGTAGAGGATACCGTCGCTTTTTTCCAGATACACCCCGGGGCCGTCTACCTCCACCAGGGCGAAGCCTACCTCATTACCGCGCTGGACCTGACCAGCCGGACTGCCTGCGCCAGCCGTACGGACGCCGGCTACTACACCCAGAGCAAAGACCTCACCGACCTGCATGTCGTCAGGAACAGACGGGAGAAACGGACCAGGCGGGTATGGGTGCACCTGGGAGACGTTGAGGTTACTACCACAGTGGCCGGCTACAAGAAAATGGCCCAGTTCACCGATGAGGTCATCGGTGAGGAACCGCTGGACCTGCCCCCGCAGCACTTCCCTACGGTGGCGCTCTGGTTTGACATCCCGGACAACGCCATCACTGAGGTTGAGAAGGAAAAGCTGGACCTGGCGGGGGGACTGCACGCCATGGAACATGCTGCCATCGGCATTCTTCCCCTCTTTGCCCTGTGCGACCGCAATGATATCGGCGGCGTATCCACGGTCCTCCATCCGGACACTGGTAAAGCCCAGGTATTTATCTATGACGCCCACCCCGGTGGTATCGGTATTGCCGAGAAGGGTTTTGAACTGATAACGCAACTCTGGGAAACCACCCTGAAGGCAATCATAGAGTGCCCCTGCCTGGAGGGCTGCCCCAGTTGCATTCAGTCACCTAAATGTGGCAATAATAATAAGCCACTGGACAAGAAAGCGGCGCAGGTGCTTCTGGAGGGACTATTGGGTTTCACACGCGCGGGCTAGGTGAAAGGACGAGCGGGATGAACAGTTGATACCGCCAGGCAACTGTCATTCTGAGTGAAGCATAGCGGAGGGCCGCTGCTAGCAGCAGCACAGAATCTAAGTGTCATGGCAGGACGAGATTCTGCGCCACTGAGGACAGTGGCGTGTCGTTCAGAATGACAGTGGGTGGGTCAGAATGATAGTGGGATAGCAAGGGAGTAACAATGATTAACATAGGCATAGACCCGGTAGCCTTCACAATTGGAGCGATAAGCATCCACTGGTACGGGATATTTATTGCCCTGGCAATTGTCTGGTTGGTAGCCTGGATGGCATGGCAATCGAAGCGAGGGGCCAGGATTTCGTACGACACCGTGTTTGCCGCAGCGCTGGTGGGCATTCCTTCGGGCGTAATTATTTCCAGGCTGCTCCACGTGATTGACCTGTGGGACCACTATGTGCAGAACCCGGGGGAGATAATAGGTGCCGGAGGGCTGACTGCCTACGGTGCGGTACTGGGCGCTTCCCTGGGCATCTGGGTCTACTGTAGAATTGCCAAGGTAAAAATCGGCTACTTCTTTGACCTGCTGGCTCCGGCGGTGATAGTGGCCCAGGCAGTAATAGGCCGGATAGGCTGCACTCTGAATGGCTGCTGCTTCGGCGACTCCTGCTCCCTGCCCTGGGCGATTACGTACACCGACCCTACCAGCCTCGGCTTCGGCGTCGGTGCCGTGCACCCCACGCAGGTCTACGAAATTATCTTCGGCCTGATATGTTTTGTGGTGCTGGTGAAGCTGAAGGGCCGGTTCAAGCCAGCCGGCTCGCTTTACCTCATTTACCTCGGACTCTACTCCATGTGGCGTATTGGCATCGATTTCCTGCGTCCCGGGACATCGTTCATTTTTGGTCTCCATCAGGCCCAGGTTATCGGCATCATCGTGCTCCTGATTGTTGTCCCTGTACTGGTGTATCGGACACGCTGGATAAGTACCAAAGAACAGCTAACGCAAGAAGAAGAACAGCTAGCGCAAGAACAGGAGGAATCAAATGGATGACCTTGCTATTCTGACAACTGTTATCTGGGCAGGCTCTTTTGCCGTGGTGGCTGTGGACTCGGTGGCGCGCGGAATCAGCCCCTGGTTCTGGCGTATGGCATCACTGTTCGGCGGCCCGCTGGCACTGGTGGCCTACGGCATTGTTCGAGAACTGGGCGGCAAGCCGGACGCGAAGAGCTGAATCTTCACAAGGCATCTGCTCGCCGATTGGCTTCGATGAGATGAAGGGGGAGCCCTGACATCCATGTGCTCCCCTGGGGAACACGGATGAGGCGGACGGTCATTCTGAGCAACACGCCACTGTCCTCAGTGGCGCAGAGTCTCGCCCTGCCATGACTCTTAGATTCTTCGTCACTGCGTTCCTCAGAATGACATGGGGGGAAAGGAGGCATTAGTGGACCGTCAGATAAAGATAACCATCGGGGGAATAGAGGTAGACGCCTGGCTCAACGAGAGCGATACCGCCGCCGGCGTCCTTGATATCCTTCCTGTCACCGCCACAATCAACCTCTGGGGAGAAGAGATATACTTCTCGATACCCCTCGCGAAGGAAGAGGAAAACGCCCGGGAGATAGTCGACGTGGGGGATATTGCCTACTGGCCGCGCGGACAGGCGATGTGCATCTTCCTGGGCAGGACGCCAATCAGCCAGGGTGACGAACCCAGGGCAATCAGCCCCGTGAATGTGATTGGCGGTATCAGTCCGGAGGGTGTGACAGGGCTACTCGGCGCGGCTAAACAGGGAGACAGAATCACTATACGGAGGTAGCTACGTGAAGGTACTCGAAGCAATCCGGACGAGAAGGAGCATCAGGAGCTAC
It encodes:
- a CDS encoding DUF503 domain-containing protein, whose translation is MNVGVCRINLRLPENESLKGKRRILKSIVSRVGNKFNVAIAEVDNGDMWQLATIGICCVSNDRRHANEVMSRVVDFIINSRPDAEILDYEIEIIPVS
- a CDS encoding DEAD/DEAH box helicase; translated protein: MDTSAFLQNITAQPGYDDQIAHIEHIPPRRATHGKLEEPLTDRLRDSLVQHSLWPLYRHQAEAVNHARHGENVMVATASASGKTLCYNIPVLQAMLTEPDTRFLYLFPTKALAQDQLRALRELCCPELLTGDEIATFDGDTPRAERADIRKDARIVLSNPDMLHLGILPNHRQWSRMLRHLRYVVVDEAHVYRGVFGSHLAGVLRRLRRLCHVYGSDPQFICSSATIANPGEHAERLVGLPFVVVSKDGSPHGGKDFVFWNPPLIDVARSTRRSANTEATNLFTGLLSEGIRTLTFSRTRRLTELIYTYSRNRLATVDPALAERIKPYRAGYLPKDRRKIEQQLFSGQLLGVVATTALELGIDIGDLEATVLTGYPGSIASTWQQAGRSGRGKERSLSFLIGLDDPLDQYLMRHPEFFFKRSFENALVNPDNPYIARAHLLCAAWEMPLSKDDEVYFGEALERERSELEDRGVLRERRGRWYLSPTIAHPAQSINIRSTSRENYSIIDSGTDSLMETVEDTVAFFQIHPGAVYLHQGEAYLITALDLTSRTACASRTDAGYYTQSKDLTDLHVVRNRREKRTRRVWVHLGDVEVTTTVAGYKKMAQFTDEVIGEEPLDLPPQHFPTVALWFDIPDNAITEVEKEKLDLAGGLHAMEHAAIGILPLFALCDRNDIGGVSTVLHPDTGKAQVFIYDAHPGGIGIAEKGFELITQLWETTLKAIIECPCLEGCPSCIQSPKCGNNNKPLDKKAAQVLLEGLLGFTRAG
- a CDS encoding prolipoprotein diacylglyceryl transferase, with the protein product MINIGIDPVAFTIGAISIHWYGIFIALAIVWLVAWMAWQSKRGARISYDTVFAAALVGIPSGVIISRLLHVIDLWDHYVQNPGEIIGAGGLTAYGAVLGASLGIWVYCRIAKVKIGYFFDLLAPAVIVAQAVIGRIGCTLNGCCFGDSCSLPWAITYTDPTSLGFGVGAVHPTQVYEIIFGLICFVVLVKLKGRFKPAGSLYLIYLGLYSMWRIGIDFLRPGTSFIFGLHQAQVIGIIVLLIVVPVLVYRTRWISTKEQLTQEEEQLAQEQEESNG
- a CDS encoding cyclophilin-like fold protein produces the protein MDRQIKITIGGIEVDAWLNESDTAAGVLDILPVTATINLWGEEIYFSIPLAKEEENAREIVDVGDIAYWPRGQAMCIFLGRTPISQGDEPRAISPVNVIGGISPEGVTGLLGAAKQGDRITIRR